From Roseateles sp. SL47:
GCACCATCCTCAACGGGGCTGGGATTTCTAGCTCAACCAGCGCGTCGTTGCCGGAAGCTGCGGCCGACGTCATTGAAGATGTGAGAGAGGTCGTATCGGTCTTGCGCCGCACCGCCGATCGAACCGCGCCGCTCGCGGCCTTGTCGCCAGGCACTTAGGCGTTCAGCCGAGCCGTAGCCGAGGCAGTCGGCGCTCTATATTCAAATTGCGAATAGAACGGTCAACGGTTAGATGTCAATCGCTTATGTAGGATTCTGACCCGTATCTCGGCAGACCCTCCAGTGAGGCGCCGCCGTCGGCGCGGCAGCGGCATCTGTTTCATGAGCGCTACGTGCTCATTGCTCGGCGGGACCATCCGGCCGTCCATGGGCCACTGACTGCGCGGCAGTTCGCCAAGCTGGAGCAGGTGATCGTCTCGCCAGCGGGAGGTGCATTCTCATCCCCGGTGAACCATGCGCTGGCCGCGCGGGGATTGACGCGCAAGGTGGTGCTTTACGCCGCGTCATTCCTGTTTGTGCCGGACATCGTGATGAAGTCCGATCTGATTGCACTGGTGCCTGATCGGTTGGTGAAGGGGCGTGCCTTGCGGCTCCAGGTCCTGGACTGCCCAGTTGCGATCGATGGATTCGAGATGGCCATGGTCTGGCATGAACGTAACCATGGGCATGTGGCGCAGCGGTGGGTGAGGGAAGAGATTCTGGCGGTGCTGGGGTGATCGGCAGCTTGCGTGGGTGTCAGGCGTGGCCGCCGCTGCGTTGGCGGTGCCTGGAAGGGCCACCGCTCAGAGTACGTCTGTCGGCCCCGCTCCCTTGCGCCACCCAATAACGCCGCATCCGGGGACGCGGCAATCCGTGACGCCATACGGCTGATAGGCAAGCTCCAGACGTACACCAGCAGGCATGCGGGCCTGCAGCCGTTCAGCTCCACGAGAACCTGGAAGGCATTCAAAGCCTTGTGTCCAAGACTTCGTGAACTGCGTCACGAATCATCTCCCCCGAAAGATCAAATCCCTTTCAAATCAAAGACTTGCGCCTGTGCCATTCGGTGGCACAGGCGTTGCAAAGCATCTGCTCGAACAGGCCACCGGCCCTTGTCTGATCGAGAGGATGCTCCCCATGTTTCCAACCATCGATGCCGACGTCCAGCCCCAGGCCGTGCGCCTGACCATGCACGACCTGGACCAGTTGATTCGAACCCATACCGCCCGCCTCACGAGCTTTCTCAGGCGTCGAGTGGGCAACCCCCAGGATGTGGAAGACCTGGTGCAGGACACGCTGCTCGAAGCCGTTCGATGCCTGGACCAGTTCCAGGGCCAATCCCGCCCGGAGACCTGGCTCTTTGGCATTGCGCTGAACCTCACCCGCAATTACTACAAGCGGGCCCGCCTGCGCGATATTTACGTGGATGTCGACACCGAAGAAATGCCGTCTGACGCTGGCGACAATCCGCTGGAGATTTCTGACCAGCGCCAGCGTCTGTCGCGCCTGGCGCGCGTGCTGCCGGAGCTGCCGGAAGAAAGCCGTCAATTGCTGCATTTCGTGGTGGTGGACGATCTCAGCTATGAAGAGGTGGCGCAGCAGTTGAGCATTCCCATTGGGACCGTGCGGTCGCGCATCTCGAGGGCGCGGTCGCATCTGAAGCGCCGGATCGAAACGGAGCCTTCACTGGCCGTGTCACCCTGCCCACCGACCACACGCGGCGAGACCCATCCTGATCCCCGGCGAGACGCTCGGCGGGAAGCCCGACGCGATTGCGGTCGCCAGATGGTTGCCACCAACTGAAAGAAAGTCCCCAACCCGGACCGCGAGGAGCACGCGGCCGGGTCTGAATGCCAAAGCCGCCATCAGGCGGCTTTTGTCATGGAGGCGGGGACGGGACCTAGACGCGGCCTTCCGTCGTCGAGCGGGCCCCGGACTGGATGGCGCCCGGCTGGTCGAGCGCGGGATGTGCGGGGTCTGTGCGTTGAGCCAGCCGCACCAGCGTCTTCATGCCTGCGATGCCGTCCGGATCCAGATGCTCCCGCAGCTGGAACTCACGAAGGCGGGATTGCAATTGCGCGTCAAACGGCTGTCGCGCACGCGGACGCACCACGCCGGATGGCAATTGGGCCAACCGATCCCGCAGCCAGGCGACACCGGGGCCGGAGGCGCCCAGCTGGAGCGGCTGCGAAAACGCAGGCGGTGAACGCCACAGCACGGTGAAGTCGCCGCGCCAGCGATCGGCCAGCTCCGTCAGCGAGACGCGTCGGTCTTCGCTGCCGATGCGCAGCAGCACCGATTCACGATCAATCGCATGCAGCAAGGCGTCTGCCCGCTTGCCGTGGCTGTCGGTCAGATGCAGCATCGTGGGCAGATTCAGCGCGCGCAGCTCCGCAAGACCGGCGCGCCCCTCCAGGCATTGAAGGCTTGCCGCGCGGACCGATGTGCAGCCGCGCCAGGGCGTGTTGGAGACTTTCCAGCGTTCCAGCAACGCGTTCCAGGTGGCAGCCATCGAGGTGGCACGTGCCAAAGCGGTCGTCGGCTCTGCGGGCCATCCGCTTGTCGCAGTGATGGTGCCAGAGCTCGCGCCAGCGATGGTGCCGGCGTTTAATGCACCCGCAGCGCCAGCCCCTCCTGCGCCGCCATCGTCCAGACGCGCGAGCGATCCGGGAGATGCCGTGTCGACGCCCGCAACTTTTGAATGGTCTGCCTTCGTGACCGTGGTCGCCGCCGCCGCTGCCGTCATCGCCGCCTCCGCAGGCGCAGCAGTGCTCGCAGGCGCGGAGCCGCCGGCGGTGGGCATGCCCAGACGGGCGGCTCCCGCAGGCGCTGCGCCCAGCCGCCCATCCGCCACCCGCGGCAACCCTTGCGTGGCGAGCACCTCATCCGGAGACGGGATGTCCATCCCGGAGCCATCGCGCTGCGGCGCCCAGGTCACAGCCGCCGCACAGGCCATCACCAGCGTCAGCGAGACGCCGGCCAGCGACGGGTTCCACGGCCACGGTGTCGCAGCGGGCGCCAGACCCAGGTCGTGGGCGGCGCGGGTCAGCATCCGTCGCTCCACCACGCTGCCTCCTTCGCTGGCCGCCAATTGCAGGGCCCTTTCGCACAAGGGATTGAGGCTGCGCGGCACCCCCGCCGTCCAGCCATACAGCGACCAGGCCAGGCGGCGCGGCATCAGCATCGGCGAGCCGCCCGCCACCCGCAGGGCATGGTGCACATACGGCATCACTTCGTCCCGCCCCAGCGGCGCCAGGTGATAACGCGCCACCACGCGCTGCGACAACTGCCGCAACTCGGGCCGGTCCAGCAGGTCCCGCAGCCCCGTCTGGCCGACCAGCACGATCTGCAGCAGCTTGCTGGCGTGGGTCTCCAGGTTGGTCAGCAGCCGCAGCTGTTCCAGCACATCGGGGGTCAGCCGCTGCGCGTCATCGATCATCAGCATCGCCCTGCGGCCGCGCGCGTGATGGTCGAGCAGGAATGCATTGAGCAGATCGATCAGTTGCCGCATCGGCGTCCCGTCGGCCACCCGCAAGCCGAATCCCCGGCAGACTGCCACCATCAGCGTGTGGACATCCGGTGCGGGGCGTGCGATGTGGGCCGCCTTGACCTCCGGCGGCAGCTCTTCCAGAAAGCAGCGGCAGATGCTGGTCTTGCCCGTGCCGATGTCCCCCGTGAGCAGCAGGATGCCGCCGTCGGCGCGCAGGCCATACATCAGGTGGGCCAGCGCCTCCTTGTGATGACGGCTCATGAACAGATCGTCCGGTTCCGCAGCGGACGGGAAGGGCGCCCGGCGAAACCGGAACTGTCGATCGAGGCTGGCGCCGCCACTGTGCGGAGGGGCCGACGGCAGCTCGTCGGGGCCGTGGGTCAGAGCAAAGGACATGATCACCTCGGTGCGCTGCCGCCGTCCCCAAGGCAGGCGGGGTCATGTCACGGAGCGTCGCGCTTATGTGGCGTCACGGGCCGATGCGTTCCTTGCCTACTGGATGCGCTTGAGCCGGCCCATCAACTGCTGCTCCACGTCGAGCGCCGACCAGGCGGTGCTGGCAGGCGCCTCGGGCTGGATCAACGGATCTTTGGCAAAGTCCTCCAGGCGACTCCAGCGGGCCGCAGGTGCCTCCTTGATCAGCGACTCCAGCGGCCCATGCCCCTGACATTGCAGCCACTGCGCCAGCTGCGCCAGCGTGGCGTCACTGCCAAGCCCCGGCTGAAAGCGTACGCCCGCCCCCTGCGCTGCCCTGGCCAGGCGCAGCAGTTCCGAGCGACCAGCCACCTGCCGAGCCGCCCGCGCGCGTTCCTGAGGCGACAGCGCCTCCAGGTGCTGGCCATGGTCCCCCAGCAGCAGCGTGAGCTGCGATTCGCTGCTGGCAAA
This genomic window contains:
- a CDS encoding ExeA family protein; translated protein: MSFALTHGPDELPSAPPHSGGASLDRQFRFRRAPFPSAAEPDDLFMSRHHKEALAHLMYGLRADGGILLLTGDIGTGKTSICRCFLEELPPEVKAAHIARPAPDVHTLMVAVCRGFGLRVADGTPMRQLIDLLNAFLLDHHARGRRAMLMIDDAQRLTPDVLEQLRLLTNLETHASKLLQIVLVGQTGLRDLLDRPELRQLSQRVVARYHLAPLGRDEVMPYVHHALRVAGGSPMLMPRRLAWSLYGWTAGVPRSLNPLCERALQLAASEGGSVVERRMLTRAAHDLGLAPAATPWPWNPSLAGVSLTLVMACAAAVTWAPQRDGSGMDIPSPDEVLATQGLPRVADGRLGAAPAGAARLGMPTAGGSAPASTAAPAEAAMTAAAAATTVTKADHSKVAGVDTASPGSLARLDDGGAGGAGAAGALNAGTIAGASSGTITATSGWPAEPTTALARATSMAATWNALLERWKVSNTPWRGCTSVRAASLQCLEGRAGLAELRALNLPTMLHLTDSHGKRADALLHAIDRESVLLRIGSEDRRVSLTELADRWRGDFTVLWRSPPAFSQPLQLGASGPGVAWLRDRLAQLPSGVVRPRARQPFDAQLQSRLREFQLREHLDPDGIAGMKTLVRLAQRTDPAHPALDQPGAIQSGARSTTEGRV
- a CDS encoding RNA polymerase sigma factor; translated protein: MFPTIDADVQPQAVRLTMHDLDQLIRTHTARLTSFLRRRVGNPQDVEDLVQDTLLEAVRCLDQFQGQSRPETWLFGIALNLTRNYYKRARLRDIYVDVDTEEMPSDAGDNPLEISDQRQRLSRLARVLPELPEESRQLLHFVVVDDLSYEEVAQQLSIPIGTVRSRISRARSHLKRRIETEPSLAVSPCPPTTRGETHPDPRRDARREARRDCGRQMVATN